Below is a genomic region from Castanea sativa cultivar Marrone di Chiusa Pesio chromosome 2, ASM4071231v1.
ttctatttttttctttttttatttagttaaaattgataaattattttaaaaagaaaattagatgctgacatggcattttatattattttttattcgcTCCGTCAGCAACGTCAGCCTTTTCCGTTAGTTGGCTGACagaaaggactaaaatgagacGCGCTAATTGGTTTAGAGaataaaagtggtaaaaataaaatgtaaggactaaaatggaaaaacgccaaaaatgtagggactaaaagtgcatttacgcctaaaaaatattaaaacatctacaaaatagaatcaaaaatattaaaacgtGTGCATGAAATCTATAATATCCTTCACCAAACTTGAAAACATAAATATTGGAAGATCAATCATAATCTGAGTCATTATTTTCCTTCTGAGAGACATCTGAGTCATTTTCCTCCTCAGAGTCATCTTCTGTGTTTTCATCCTCATTTTGATTTTCTCCTCCGGCATTGGTCTACAATATTTCGGTTAAActaaatatgtataaaaaaattattactgtgcaaattatatttacaatatataataaagatattgaaacatattaatttaacaacatcaacaacaatcCCCACAATGAATAACAATGGTATTATCAACATCAAAGAATATAGGATCCTTACTAACAAAAACCTTGTAATTCTCTTGTGAATGAGAACTTCAAAGAATAAATTTGCCACCAATAATGACattaataacattttcataacaaacaCTACAAATCATGTACTTTGTATGGATAGGTAAAGGGATAATAatttaaatcatatatttttaatctaaatttagCTATCCTAATAATTGAAATCTATAATGAGCAACTTTACAACTTATTTCAACAACCTcaagaaaatagcaaaaaatattaatgttgattatactaaaaaatatataaatatacctGTGTAGTAGGTTCTTGCATAGAATTAAAGCCCATCTACTCTTGTGCatctcatcatcttcttcatttgCTTCGGCCACATGTGTATTGAATCTTTGAACCCCTTCTTCTTGATAAGGCTCTTCTTCATTTGCGGGCATGTCATAAAGATTTCTTGGCTTGGTCTTAATCACAACACTTCATGGTAGATCTTTTATACAATTTACATAGTAAACTTGTACTGCTTGACACGCTAACACAAATGGCTCTTGTGTGTTTAGCTTACGTGTTCTATTAATACTAGTGATCCCATGACGATCTAGCTTATAACCAATTCCTTCTCGAGCTACATCATACCAATCACattcaaacaaaacaatagaATTCCCCTTTGTGTAACGGAGTTCGATGATGTCTGTTATCAATCCATAATAAGACATATTTTCATATTCTCCTCACACCATAACACCactattttgtgtgttttttacCATCATCGCGTTGTTTAGTATGGAACCTAAACCCATTGACATTGTAACAAGGGTAGTGTGTAGCTCGTTTATTTGGACCCCAAGCCAATGATTGCATATGCTCGTCAACTTGCTCATTTCCATCATTATAAAGTTTTGTGATCTACAAAgatatataaataatgtaaGACTCATGcttaagtaattaatttttttttgaaaaaatggatGAACCAATGTGATTGTACCCTTTCTTTGAACGAACAAATGAACTCATGTCTATGCATCTCGTCAACATTGACACTCAAGTCTACAAGGATGTTCCCATGTTCTCTACATATAAGATATCATAATAGTCAATCTTCAAAGTTTATACAAGAATATTAAAGAGTTGATGTACAAGAAGAAGTCTTACTGAACAAGGGGCTTGATCTCATCACAATTTTGTAGGACATAAAGCGATGCTGCATAGTAATCAGTATTGTTTAACTCTCGTACTACACTTTTCCTAGAAGGGTGGCCTCTCCTAGAGAATATGGGTAATCGAGGGGTATTATCACATGTTGTTGGACATCGATCATCATTTCGCTCAGGTCGATTAAATATTGTTTCGATCCCAATTAGATATCGTGAGCAAAATGTTAGACATTCATCTACCATATACCTTTCTACAATGGACCCTTCTGGGTGTGCCTTGTTACAAACTTAACCCTTGAGCTTACACAAATACCTATTGATGCATCAAATTAATatgagtaattaaaaaaaaaactatattgtaaataatatcTCATTTTACCtttcacttatcaaaaaaaaattcattttacttTTCAATTAGATACATCCATCAATATTGTATTGGATCGGCAACTTTAGCTTTCCAAGGTAGATGAATTGGCAATTGTACCATTACATCAAAGAAAGTAGGTGGAAAAAATCTCTCTAACCTACAAAGAATTATAGGAATTGTGTGCTCCATATGCTCCAAGTCCTCCTTGTAAAACTTTAGAgcataattcttttaaaaaattgctaagcTCAATCAAAGCATCAGATACCTTTTTAGGTAATAATTCATGCACTACAAGAGGGAGTAATCTCTCCAAGAACACATGAAAATCATGAGTTTTCATACCAAAAATCTTCTATTCCCCTACATTCACACACCAAGACAAATTTGCAAAGTAACCATCCAGAATCTTTACATTTTGCAACCACTAAAACACAACCTTTTTCTCATCTTTTGAGAGTGTATAACAAGCACGAGGAAAAGCAGTCTTCCCATCTTCAGGATGAAGTTCCTTCCATATACTCATCATTTTTAGATTGAGCCTAGCATTTAAGGAATCTTTACTTTTCTTATCAATATCTAATATTGTCCCCATCACACTGTCACATATATTTTTCTCAATGTGCATCGCATCTACATTATGACACAACAATAATGTTCTCCAATACggcaaatcaaagaaaatactaGGCCAAAATGGTCAAATGCCCTtttcgcgcaaaaaaaaaagcattatgccccattttccaaactaattagggaaatacccctattttgaaactcgattttctcaaaatcgagttaagccctatagcgacgttttaaggagcctatagcagcgttttgaaactcgagcttcatgaaatTGAGTTATAggttaataaaaaagaaaaacttgcatggaactcgagttcatggagctcgagttacaaaacgccgctataggtccttaaaacatcgctatagggctccagaattttttttttaactcgattttgagaaaatcgagtttcaaaagaggggtatttccctaattagtaTGGGAAagggggcatttgcccatttgtTTTgcgcgaaatgggcatttgcccattttcgccgaAAATACTATGCTTCTTCCAATTGTGGCTCTTTCCACGCCCAGGTAACCTTTTCCTTTTAACGGCCTTGCCTAGTGTTACTGGTGGCAAAGTATCAAGTTGATTCAGCACATCATCACCAAATAATCGTTTTGGTgccccttttctctctctcttaccaTCAAATTGTGCTTTTTGCGATCGCCATTTATGGTCAGGAGGAAGAAATCGACGATGACCCATATAGCACATTTTGCTACCATGCTTTAACCTACGATGAGAAGTCTCACTACCACAACAAGGGCATGCAAGATTCCCTTGTGTACTCCAACCCGAGGTATAAGCATACACAGGAAAGTCATTGAtagtccacattaatgcaactcTCATTTGAAAGTTTTCCTGTGTTAAAGCATCATAGGTTTCAGCACCATTTTCCCATAATTCTTTTAACTCATCAATTAATGGCCTTAAAAATACATCGATATCATTGCCAGGACCCTTTTGGCCCGGAATAAGTAGAGACATGAATAGGTAAGGCTCTTTCATACACATCCACGGGGGAATGTTGTAAGGGAATACGTCAACAGGCCAACAACTATAGCTAATACTCATGTCTCCAAAAGGATTAAAGCCATTGGTAGCTAACTCAAGCCTTACATTTCGAGGATCCGAAGAAAAGGACTCATGAGTTTGATCAAATGATTTCCAAGCCTCAGCGTCTGTAGGATGCCTTAGTACTTCATCATTAGACCAATTCTCATGATGCCATCTCATGTCTGGAGCTATTTTTAACGACATAAATAATCTTTGTAGCCTTGGCATAAGAGGAAAATATCGCAATACCTTCCATGGGACTTTTTTAGCATCCATGTTACCACCCTTGCTATTCCACTTCCATCTTGAGATCTGACAAACTAAGCACTTAACTGCTTCCGAATGCTCCTTGTAATATAGCATACAATCATTTTTGCATGCATCGATCTTTCAGAGTTTAGACCAAGATCACTCAATCTTCTTTGCCCCATAGTGGGATATGGGCAATTTTTCGCACATTGGAAATGCATCCTTTAGGAGCTCCAGTAAAATTGTGAATGAGTTGTTGCTCCATGAATTCTTGCACTTTATGTGCATTAATTTGACAATAAAAGACAAATTGGAATACTTTTTACATCCCAAATAAAGTGGTTGGTCTGCCTCCTTAACCAATCTATAAAACTCCTTTGCTTCTTCATTTGGATCTTGCGATTCACTCCCCCTTGTTTCCTCAACATCTCTCATATGAGGATAAGCATCCCTTATCATATTATGGATATCATCAATATTTTGTTCATCATCACTACTAttatcctcatcctcatcactacCTTCCTCGTCCTCATTACTATTTCCCTCTCCATGCAGATGCCATCTAGTATAATCACACCTCATCCCTTTCCATAAGAGGTCTCTTGTAACCTCAACTCGTGTTCGTCTATATCTATTGTTACAATCATTACGAGGACATTTTATCTTCATATCTTTATCTTTGATACGTTGAAATGCATAATCAACAAACTCTATTACTCCATTAATATATTCCTCACACGACCTACTAGAAAGACTGATCCAAGATATATCAACTGGCATTATATCTACACCCTTCaaaaatgacataaatattaacaattattcatGTCCAAATTGTGATAGATAAACTtattataaaagttaaaaacaaaagcactaaattaacaacaccaactcTGAATATATTGTAAACCTAACTAACatgaaaaacttaattaaattttagaggtccactaatttaattaaataattatatacaaatAACATGCACAGCTTCAACAAATTGCGAAGTTTAGCACACAAAAAAATTGCTAAAGTTACTTTTACTGGTACACATATACTATTATATATCCACAACACAAATACtattattatactattattATAGTTTCAACAAATACTTATATATACTATTATTATAATACCATTATTATACTATTATTACAGCTTCAACAAATACTTATATTATTGAAAAGTGGTCAATAGTACTATTCTAGTCTCCTCTTGTAGtttcacaaacaaaaaattagtcAGACGGTATACTAAtccaatattatattattatatcaaCATAGATACACAAACACCAACcattattcaaatatatattcttaataaaaaaaatttcagccaTTCATTCATTATCTTTTTGGCTCAGCACCCAACCATCCACTATCACTTTATCTCTATTCAGTGGATTCATTTAACCAGAACGTGAAGTATAACTTAAAACtgtacaaaaaaataaagtgcagagagagagagagagagagagagagtaagtgATACTAGTGGCTGACCAAGGCAATTGGATTTTGGCAAGTCTGGAGAACGATGGTGTAGAGATAAATAAGACACTAATGGCGCAAGAGAGTAATCGAAAGACAGCGTTgcggtttttattttattttattttttctgttttttggtttttatatagGGAATTAGGGATTTGTTGAGGAAGACATAtttgggcttctttttttttttttttttttttttgtatttagggATATGTTTACCTGAAAggaattttgtatatttttgggtttttttactttttttttttggttgagaagatGGGTTTGTTCACATTGTTGTaccaactttattttattttttgaatttttttcgaCAAATTTATAAGGGTcaactataaaattttaaagtataaattaattttttttggataatctgaattttaaatattttgttgctaaattataaattttgagaGGGGTGGGGGTAGGAGGGAGGGGgtggtggtaaaaaaaaaaaaaattgctgccaaattttaaagtataaattCCTTCTTTTAAAGCAAATTAACTATTTACAACAGTTAGCATGTTCCTCGTACATACAAActcaattagaaaaaaaattttaattgcgATGGATAAATGTTGTCACAAATGTGAAAAGTAAGGGGGGaattttccctccaaaatattttaccattttcGATGGCTTCATGTCTGTCGCtaataccctttttttttatatttacaatGGAATCATGTTTGTCGCAAATAAtaacaccataaaaaatatttattttgtatttttgatgCACAAAGGCCGTCACAAGTGTTAATAGTGTCGACAGTGTTTCTCTTGTCGTCATAAATAACACcctcttttatatttatgatgGAAGATTGTTTGTCACAAATCCTAAcaccataaaaatataaatatatatatatatatatatatatattttgtattttcgaTGTACCAAAGCCATCACAAGTGTTAATAGTTCCGACGGTTTTTCTTTAGTCGTCATAAATAATACTTTACTAGCGATGAACATTTTTATGCTGTCGTAAAAAGTAAGGCGGGaacatttccctccaaaaaaaaaaatcacattttcgaCAAAAATAATAGGCATTTTCGATAGACTCATTTAGCCGTCACAAATGTGTTGATATTTGACGAGTCATTGTTGACGGAAGAGACTTGCCATtgaaaaaactagtttttaCGACGGCTTTTTGTAATCatcgaaaaagtttcatcacaAATAGCAATCTTTTTTGTA
It encodes:
- the LOC142624962 gene encoding uncharacterized protein LOC142624962, producing the protein MDAKKVPWKVLRYFPLMPRLQRLFMSLKIAPDMRWHHENWSNDEVLRHPTDAEAWKSFDQTHESFSSDPRNVRLELATNGFNPFGDMSISYSCWPVDVFPYNIPPWMCMKEPYLFMSLLIPGQKGPGNDIDVFLRPLIDELKELWENGAETYDALTQENFQMRVALMWTINDFPVYAYTSGWSTQGNLACPCCGSETSHRRLKHGSKMCYMGHRRFLPPDHKWRSQKAQFDGKRERKGAPKRLFGDDVLNQLDTLPPVTLGKAVKRKRLPGRGKSHNWKKHNAMHIEKNICDSVMGTILDIDKKSKDSLNARLNLKMMSIWKELHPEDGKTAFPRACYTLSKDEKKAHPEGSIVERYMVDECLTFCSRYLIGIETIFNRPERNDDRCPTTCDNTPRLPIFSRRGHPSRKSVVRELNNTDYYAASLYVLQNCDEIKPLVQEHGNILVDLSVNVDEMHRHEFICSFKERITKLYNDGNEQVDEHMQSLAWGPNKRATHYPCYNVNGFRFHTKQRDDAREGIGYKLDRHGITSINRTPIGEVKHVPQATNRARATNRAWESPATSTHEPLSKSEVFDGESCRKSQDTTFLDKDHRQGPSEEEGVDGVGSQTTSWRRERQECFEEEFRLEAREEVQEQTLVGQKMN